The following DNA comes from Haemorhous mexicanus isolate bHaeMex1 chromosome 19, bHaeMex1.pri, whole genome shotgun sequence.
TTGATTGTTATGTGACTGTCTCCAAGTGCCTCCCATCAACACTGGTCcattctttttaaatattcatgtgTGTGCTTCAGCTTTCTGTGGTTAATAGTCTCACTTCTGTTTTTGATGGGAAATCATAATAATGCTTTCACTCTTATTCAAATGAGGATTGTGTTGGCTGTAatacttttccatttctttccttcagtagttcaagtttatttttgttgtgtgATAACATCTTTCAGATGAAACTGACCTTAGGATACTGTAATATTGCAGCCCAGAGTGGTAAGACAGTACAGATTTACATTCCTTGTGATGTTACATTCTTTCTTTGCAGAGGAAATGTGACTGAGAAATTGAATGCATTAGTACAAGCCACTCACATTGGAAAGAGGGACAATTCCAGTTACAGTGATCTAAATGACTGGGTGGAAATTATACGTAAGTGAGACTTGTGTTGTTCTTTGTAGTCTAAATATGCCCATACAGTAAATAAAGCATGtcaaaataaatccaaattGTAATTTCAAATACCTAAAGCTAGTGATATGTGtctgcatccatccatccatacaTGTGTACACACAGGCACATAATTCTGTGCATACTGGATATTTTACTGGCAGCCTGTACACATATGACTTGGTATTTATCCATTGATAAATTactggttttggtgtttttataGAGAGAAACATTCTAATGTGTGACAGTTACCAGCATTTCACTGGGCTATGAGAATAATCTAATTATGGAATATATAATGTTTTCCATAATATTTACATTGAAATCCCTCTGTTCTCCTTCACAGGTCTTGATCCCTTTAGTTCTAATGTGAGCACTGGAGGTTTCAAAGGCATTTGCCCAGATATTCCTGCAAACCTGAACATTCGCATCATCTTTGCTAAGGTGGGAGCAGTGCAAGGGATTCCCCAGCAGGAGATTCTTGCTGTGCAGATCAGGTAAAGTGCGTTGTGTCTCTGGCTACCTGACAAATAAATGCTTCATTTTGAGCCTTGCTTACCTAACACATCccaaattaattttacaaacaaaaagggtgggtttttttgctgtttttttacACTCCTTTCACTTTGCAACCCAAATTCCTTTGATAGCAACCAGGTTAGCCTTTCTCcctctgaaattaaaattaaagaaaaaattaatgatTAAAAGCAGATAATCCTTATACttcactgaaatattaaataaaagacatgatgctgccagcagcaagCATACACAGGGCATCCCATCAGGAGTCACGTGGTGGAAGCAACAAGATTGTCCTGAGTTCTGGCTTACCCCATTGCAGAGCTCTTAGGTGCTGAGCTAAATGCTTTATTCTTTCCTGAAACAGGGAATTTTCACCCTGCAAACACTTCCTGCCCTCCACCAAATCAATCCCTATCAAATGAGTGggattctgttttgttttatctcATTTCCAGACTGTGCAAGTTCTCCTCTTGTACGATGTGGAAAATCCAGGGATTATCCACTTCCTCATAAATACTGTGTGTTTTGTCCTTTCCTGCTTGTGTTTAGGATCTAAACTTCCATTTCCAGCCCTCAAGCaatagttttgctttttgttacAGTTACTCAACAGTCTTATGGCAGTTCCAGTGTGGGCTTGGCTGCAGAAACACCCTCAGCTTTCTTCCCATCACAGCTTCTGTTCAATTCATTGAAGTCCCAGCTCAGCCGCCCCCTCCAGTGACAAGGTAGTTTTGGTAAAAACATTGATAACCTCCCACTATGTTCAGATGTGACATGAATTACATTGACCAAAGGGTTCCTTTTTTCCAGGTATCAGAAGATTTATGCAGAGTTTGACTGCAATCAAAATGAGGTGTGCTGGCCACAGCTCCTTTATCCACTGACACGCTTTTACACAGGTAAAATGAGAAGCAATGTGGGATGCCCCAAAACATGGAAGGCTGTATTTCTTTGAAACATAATTAGATGTGGGGAGTTGTCTGAAAGAATGCTTTTGCATACACTTTTATCTCTATCTTTGGGTTGTTGTATAAACTAAAATTTAGCTTTCACatgcttacttttttttttatttatttttcaggagaACCATATTCCCAGTGTCTTGCTAAAGGCCTGTTTCTGGCATTTCTTGTTTTACTAGCAACAATTGTGAGCAACCCTTGGTTTTCTAAATTATGGAACGGATAGGTAAAAATTGTGGAGAAACACTCTTGGATTTTGTAGACAATTTATGTAAACATTTAGAGATACATAAAATCAGTACTTCTACAGCATACAGAAAATGGCTGTTacttaaaacaaaaagtaataaattatttttaagctcTAGACTCTGTGTTTGGAGTAGCAAAGTGCAGAGTTGTCTTCAAGAAGGTGGTGAGTCCAGCGCAGAGGCTGCAGTGGGTTTGGAATTGTCCTCATGGATGGACCTTTGTCCTCTCAAGCCGGTTCTCTTCTCCTGAAACTCTTGACAGTAAACCCCTTGTGCCCACCTATTTTTGGAGCAGTGGGCACACTTCTCATATTTCTGAGAAGTCGTAGCCCTTCAGCTGTTTTCATGCTTTGATCTGAAATTCTCATTTCCAGTTCATTCTTTGCATTGGGAACCTGCTTTGTCTGTGTGCAGGGCACAGAAAACATCTACTCGTCCTTTGCTGATGAAATGTAACATTGGGGATTTTCTAGTGGTTTGGATGGGCCACAAAGTTGAGGACTGGAGCAGTTCTGCTGTGAAGACAGGCTACAGTTGgggatgttcagcctggagaaaaggttGTGGGGAGACCTCATAGCaaccttccagtatctgaaggggcCTACAGGGCTCCAGAAAGAGACTCATCAAGAACTATAgaacaggacaaggagcaatgggTACAAATTGAAAGAAGGGAAATtgaggttagatattaggaagacatttttactgtgggggtggtgagacactggaacaagttgcccagtgaggctgtggatgctccaACCCTGGCAGCGTTCAaagtggagcagcctggtctggtgcGAGGTTCCGCTGCCCAcggcaggaagggctgggactGGGTGATATTAATTAAGATCCATTACAAGCCCACATAGTGTGGCTCTGGGGgaatgctgctctgcagggccgGGACTTGGACTCGATGATGCTTCTcgtcccttccagctcagcattttctgtgattccatgttGTTCTCTCAGTCTGCATTTCCCCTCTCACAGAGCAGCCGCCGGTTGCCGTTCCCGGTAGCTCCGCCGGCAGCGCCCGAGCTCGGCCCGCGCCGCCGCAGCTTGGGGCCGCGTTCTGCGGCCGTTCCCCGCCCCGGAAGCGGCAGCCGGGCCCGCTCCGCCTCGCCATGGCCGCCCCCGGGccgcgctccgcccgcccgccgcgctgAGCCCCGAGCCGGGAGCCccgggccgcgccgccgccatGGGCGCGCTGTTCCGCAGCGAGCCCATGTGCCTGGCgcagctcttcctgcagagcGGCTCGGCCTACGAGTGCCTCAGCGAGGTGGGCGAGCGCGGCCTGGCCGAGTTCCGAGACGTGAGTACCgctggggggctgcggggccccTGAGGGGGCCCGGCCTGAGGGCCGAGCCGGGCCCCGGGCCGCCGTAGGGAAGGTGCGGGCTTGGCACCGATGGGGCGGTGGAAGCTGCTTTTATTGCCGTCTTTCCGCGACTCCGACAGGCAGGTGTATGGCCCGTCCCTGTGTGGCATTCGCCTGGAAGCAGGATCACAGAattgttagggttggaagggatctccggggatcatccagtccaaccccctgccaaggcagggtcatACAGAGAGGTGACACCCGAACGTGCCCGGCTGGGTGGAGTGAGTGATGGGAAGTCAGTGTGGAGCCCCGGCCTCTCGGGAGGAATGCTTTGGGATGGATGTATCCCACCTTTCTCACAGCAGAGATCCCATGGGAGAGCCCCTGACCCACCTGCAGCCTCAGTGCCTTCAGCCTGAGCATGTGTGCATGATGGCTCCATTCCCCTCCAGGGACAGACCGAGAGACAGCTGCTCTGTAGGTTTATTGATAACAGGTTCCTGTTCCTGGAGGGGCTCTTCATCGTGGAGGGAACTCCTGCCTAACACGGAGTTGGGTTGGGCAATAATAATTAGCCATGTCTCTGCATTGTCTCATCATAATTATATGATCTTTGCTTGCTAAGTGAGCCTTTGGAATATTTTCCAGATATACATTAGAAATGTGCCTTGTAAAATCGTTGCAGGGAAAGCTGGGAAGACTTAAATACACAGCTGGTTAGTAAATATGGCAGGGTGGAGGAGACAGATCTGTAAGAATGATTACATGAGTGTGTGTTTAACACTTTGATGTCACTCTACTTACCTGATACACCATTTATTGTAGAAATAGTGCACTAGTGGTTCTGATTTAATAAGCTGGATAAGTCGTCAGAGATATTGCATGTTCATATTATGGGGATGTaggtaaaatatttaatattccaAATAGACTGTGAAAATGCATCACAGAAAATTTGTCAAGTGGTTTGTTAATTTGAAGTCATTaagcaatattttaaaactgtcaAAATAAGATTAGGAATGGTTTCTCCATCAgacctttttattttgttgtttgatTAAAACTAGCCAATGGTATGGATAATTCTGCTGTAATAAAACCAGCTTTGCTATTTGAAGACTTTGTAATCTTTTTAGGTTTTTGTGCCTTCTCAGCTGACAAGCACAGAGCTCATGCAAATTGTCTCCAGGAAGTTGCAGGAACAGCTGTGGTTTTCTAGGGGAGGTTACTATTTCAACCCCCTAATAAGCATTTTATCCTTCTCCTTCAGCTTAACCCAAATGTAAGTGTGTTTCAGAGAAAATATGTGAATGAAGTGAAGAAATgtgaagaaatggaaagaatACTTGGTGAGCTTTATTTTCATGTCTGCCATTTCTTATTTGTGGCATCACTGAGGAGGTTTCAGCTACAGGTTTTTTTAACCCTCCCATGTTTTCTAAGCTGTGAAATTTGCTTACACTAAATAtagatttgggggttttttagctCAGAGGTGAAGAACGATTGCTAATGTTTTGCTGGTAAATAGATGAGGCTGTTTCAGTGTTTACTACCTAAAACTCTGCTAGAGAATGTGAAACTTTCCTGTGGGTATTTCCTTGACTGTAAGATATTCCctatttcttaattttgtgtAACTTAATGCTGTTGATTTTCCAGGCACCCTTAAAAATATCTCAAGTTAATAATAGTTGTGTTCTCATGGTAGTTAATGAATAGAGAAGGGTAGGCAGAGCATTACAGCCAGACTGCAGATGTCTTCAGTGTATCCTGAGGAAAAGTTACAATTGAAGAGTTCCTTTGATAGGAATCTCTCATCAGAGGCACGTGCTGGTCATGCCAGCAGCTCTTTTGGCAGTCCCCCTGCTCAGTGTGAGTTGCATTTGTTGTCAAGGTTGCTTAAGCTGCTTTGTTTGAACACTTTTTACTCCACACATGGGTCAGTGAGCAGCACGTCTGTTTCTGGCAGAAAGTGACACAGTTGCACCATTAGCAGAAAGTGCCACCATGCAGCAACAAAGAGGTTCTGTGAAATGGTAAAAGCTTCTTAGAAAGTACTTACTGGGAAAGAGAAGCCTCTGAAGTTTGCTTGCTTCTGCAGACTTCCAAGGCAGGAATAGTTTGTGTGTTTTATCCCCACCACTCTTCAAGTTCTTCATTTTTGAAGACTTCTGTGTGAATTGTTGCTAAAATGAATGAATGAGGCAGCCAGGGCTTTGATGCTGCAGTGTGATTAGCACCATCAAGAGCAGCTGAAGGTCAACTCTGCAGCACTCTTGGAAGGGTAGGCAATGCAGTTTCCTTTCTgatgctgtttttcttctcactcCAGGGTTTTTAgtacaagaaattaaaaaagcagATATTCCACTTCCTGAAGGAGATgttgctcctcctgcccccttgctGAAACACATTTTAGAAATTCAGGTAACTCCACCAAACAGATGCCAAAGTGTTGAAACTTAATTTCAAACTTAATGACTTGTTGTCTTCTTACTTATGATTTATGTTATTGGGGTGTGGTGGGGGGGcagaaacatttgttttcatttttgtctgATTCCTTGCTGCCAGTGTGACTTCAAAGCCAGTGAGGTTTTGGTATTAACACAAAATCCCTGTGAAAGGGTCAAAGCAAACTCAGGGACCGTGCGCTCATCTGTTGTATTTTGATGGATTGGCACATCCCACTGTTCCAGGCAGACTGTCCGTAGATGAGGTCCCTCAGCCTCATTTATTGCTTTGGTACTGACCTAAGGCTCTTTGCGCATCCAAAATTTCCAGGTGTGTGGGAATTTTACCTGCCCaaggctctgcaggtgctggtCACACAGCAGAACGTGGTGCTGTTGTCTCTGAATGCTTTTTCTGGTGTTGCGTTCGATGTAGAAGCTTGTAAAACACAGATCTAATTTTGAGTAACATTCTGTTTTGTTGTAATTATGTTAACAGAATAAATGGGTATCTTCCACCCTGTGCTACCTGCAGTTCTAATTCCAGGTCTGCAATATTTTGACACAAGTTAGGGGCAGGGCAGCACTCTGAACAAGTGTCAGTGGAGGATCAGGTGTACTCATTACAAAGCAATCTGTGGCAGACTGAGGGATAAAACCTATGAAGCTTTAGTTAATTAAGAAATGGGAAACTCCTATCACTGTGTCAAATTATTATGTGATGAAAATGAATCCTACTCTGTTTTCCAAAATCCTGTAACTGATTCTGTGTCTTTTCTTTACTCTGTCTTAGGAACAGCTGCAGAAGCTGGAGACAGAATTGAGGGAAGTAactaaaaacaaagaaaaattgaggaaaaacCTGCTTGAACTGACAGAATACAAGTACATGTTACAGATCACACAGAATTTTGTCAGGAGAACACCTGAGGTATTGCCTGGGGCATTTGGCAGGGATTGTTGTTTTGTGGCATTTTTGTGATTTTCCCTGTTGGATTGCTTGAAAATGAAGGTGTAATTGTGTTATTTCGGTGCATAAATTGTGCTAAGAAATTCACACTATAATTTTGCAGCACTGACTATAGTTGTTAAGAGCAGTGCACTTGAGATCAAGGATCTCTCTGTTGCTTCAATTGACACGGAAAtgagttttatatttttaattaaaccaTTTGCCTaattaccttttctttcttagaatAATAATGGAATGAgatgttgtttgtttttttttcctggaagcaatgaatgttctttctttttatttgctaGTATGAATCCCATTTACATGGAAATTTTGAAGAATTTCCTTCTGTGGAAAATGAGCCATTGGTGGATTTCAACCGCACGCACAGACTGAGTGCCTCGCTGGGGTGGGTATGGCATGTGCTGCTTCAGAAGTGCTTGATGAGGGGCTGAAAAGAATGGGTTGTTCTTTTAAAACATGGCCTGTAGTGATTTCAGGTGTGCCAGACAGTTTTAGACAGGACAGGAGCCTGGTCCCAGGGTACCTTTGTAACAATCCAGATCATTTGAAGAGATAAACAGAACAATGTCCAAAAAAGCTGCCACAAAGCTTCTGTCAAACCAATGACGTGTGTAAAGGAAAATTTCTAAATCAATACTTCCTTCTATTGTTTAAACTCCTTTTCTATGATAAACACACAGTGTTTTAATCACCTGGCAGTGTAAATGTAACATCAGTTGAGTTGCCTTTGAAATGATGAATGGATACTGCTGTCTATTGTATTGTTATGAGAGGATATcttccaagaaaaaataaatactctCACTATCACAGAAATAACCAATTAGAAGTAATTCTAGTTGTGTGCTCAGGTCTGTAGTCTGTttgttttgcaaataaaaattttatataGCAGCTGGTATTTTCTATATCAGTCACTTCCTGTTCATGGCAGATACTAAATTATTGTGGTGATGTACTCtgaatttccaattttttttccttgtacaTTTTATctaatatttcaaatttttccttttcctagaTTCATATCTGGGTTAGTTCACATAGCAAAGATTGAAGCATTTGAAAAAATGCTGTGGAGAGTCTGTAAAGGCTATCCCTTTCTTACCTACGCAGAGTTGGATAAGGCTCTGGAAGATCCAGATACAGTGAGTAAATATTGTAACAAtcagtttattttatttggaagAATTGCTGCTCAGATTTGTCTGCAGTAAATGGAAATGATTTCCCAGTGTCTTTGgaggaaaaagtattttgaagtATTAGAATTTgtaagattttaaaattcaagGTTGTAGAAGTGGGAATTAATTTGTCGTGGTTCAGCTTGAGGAGTGCAGAACTTCATTGTGGAATAGTGGTGACTTTATGATTGGCCGCTTTGGTCAAAATACGTGGCAGAAATGGCTGCTTGGATATTTATTAACTAGATCTCTACAGTGCATTGCCTTTTAATAGCCATTCCACTTGTTCTTTCAGTAGTTAAGAAAGAGTCAAGTATAGCTAGTTTTCtgtgaagttttttttctgtgaacttACCAGGTTAATTTTTGTAAATCAGTTACGGCAGCCTAATCTGTcaccatttttttttgcttgaattCTAACTTGttacctttttaaaatattcttttcttacTGAGAATTCTGAGATAGTAAAATATAATGTCTCATTGATTTTCTCTGGAAACTTTTCCCGGTTTTCTctaatattaaaaacaaagaaagagatACTGTCACAGTTGAATTTTATTGTTTGATCTTCAGTAACTGATGGAAGATTAATTCTATTAACACAGCTTTTTCTGGTTCAGCTTTGTTATTTAGCTCTATTATTATGTCACAGAGGAATTGCTGGTTAAAACATAATTCATCAGCTTtactttttatggttttttagGGTGAAACCACAAAGTGGGCTGTTTTTTTAGTGTCCTATTGGGGTGAACAAATCGGTCAAAAAGTTAAGAAGATTTGTGACTGGTAAGAAGTAAATCTAATATACGTACGTTCCTTTATACCTGGGGTATTTTCTagttggtttttcccctgcacCCCTTTTTTGAAAGTGTTGATTTTTATAGAAGCTTTTTGTGTTAAATTTGTTCCTCCCCTTTTTGCATCCAGCTCTATAATTATGCAGTGTACAAATAAATACATGAGTCGTTTCACCTGCAGTCTACCAAGTACAGGCAAAGTGCTGCCTCTGAGTTGAATCTGTTCCATGGTTATTAAGTGGTGTGTTGCAAAtctggctgtggcagggggttgggTGATGTGTTTTGGTGGAGTTTGGTCatgagcacagccctgtgttCCTGCAGCTATCGCTGTCACGTGTACCCCTACCCTGACACCACCGAGGAGCGCCAGGCCGTGGTCGAGGGACTCAACGTTCGTATTCAGGATCTTGAAACTGTGAGTAAAGAACAGATTTCCtcttgctggagctgctgcactgtAGGAAATCATTTAATGAATCACAGTGTTAAATATAATTTCTAACATACatgcagctttggagctgatGGAACAGTAAATTATGTTCCTGGTTTCGTGTCGCACATATCTGTTAAACCTCACAGCACTTGGCATTGCCTTCTGTTTTCAGCAGAGGTTTGCTTGCCCTCCTAAAAACATGGCCCAGCGCTGGACACCTATGAGGTTCTCTTGCTGTGATCAGCACAACCACTGTCACATTCTCAGTGAgatctttggtttttttctcaaaggTGCTGAATAAAACTGAGGAATACTTGCGCCAGGTCTTGTATAAAGCATCAGAATCCATCTATACTTGGGTTATCCAAGTGAAGAAGATGAAAGCCATTTACCATGTTCTCAACCTGTGCAGTTTTGATGTCacaaataaatgtttaattGCTGAGGTGTGGTGTCCAGTGGCTGATCTCCAGAACTTGCGCCATGCATTGGAGGAAGGCTCAGTAAGTCACCTGAATGCTCACTGATGTTAAAGCTTTTATCTTGAACTAACTATGTacataaggaaagaaaatacttatTAACAATAGACTAAAAATCGGCACAGACAGATCTATGTCTCTgtataaaacaattttttataaGCAGAGCCTTTATTTAGTGTTGTGtgtagtggttttttttcttgaatgacTTCTGCATTGGCCCTGAGGCCAGCTGGGCTCACAGTGTTATTTGCAGTCATGTAGAAGGTGCCAGTTCCCTTGcattggtttttgttttatgaGAGAAAATTCTAATAACAAATCTTTGTTTTACAATATTGTGACTGATAAGTCTCATCTGATACTTGATATGAAGTAAGAATTAGAACACTGTGCATAATCTGTTTTTAGAGGGAGTACAAAGGGATAAATGTTAAACTTGGGGCATAATTTAATGGCATTTTTGGATCAGTGAAACTGCTGATGGAACAGTTTTCACTTTGATTAGATTAACAGAGATCTTTCACAAATGTATCTTCTGTCTGTAATTAGAGGAAGAGTGGAGCTACAATTTCCTCATTCATGAATACCATCCCAACAACACAACCTCCTCCGACTTTGATACGTACCAATAAATTCACCTCAGTGTTCCAGAACATTGTTGATGCTTATGGAGTTGGAAGCTATGGGGAAGTTAATCCAGGTTGGTCCTTCTGAAAGCTGAGGTCTGAGCTATGCTGTCATTGCTGCTTGCCTTGATACCTTGCTGAATTGGACACTGGCAAAGGCCAAAGGGTGACAATCATACTGCTTGTTAGTAgctgttttaaaatttcagtagCTCATCAAAAGCACAGAGAGTGCTCCAAACAAGATGGGATTTGGTTTTGGTGAGTTATTTGATCATGAAAGATAGTGGTAATAGCTGTATAATTTTTGTTCTATATATTTTGCTTTGGGTAAGGAGGATATTTAGGGGAAAATACAAGAAAACTTGTAATTGATCTGAAGTGTGAAGTTCATCACTTGAAAAATTCAGCTTGTTGAATAGCCCACTTTAATGTATACTTGTAGCTATGTTGGCTGGGTCATTCTGCACAGGAGAATGTACCTTTTAATACAGACCTGAAATACCCACAGAGGAGTACCCactgtttggttgggttttatttcctggGCTCATATTATTATCCTCAGAATTGTCAGCTACTGCTCAACTGTGAAGTTGTCATTTCTACACAATAAACAAGCTTTAAACTGAGTTAAACTTACAGCGTGGGGGAAAGCTCTATGAGTAGGGGatgaaatgtttttcaaacTTAAAAACTTTGAGAGATTTAAGTATGGGATTGCTTGGGGATAGTGCAGACAGGACATGATCTGTGTGCTGTGGCTGAAATCTGCCGTGTTGCCCTTGCAGCTCTCTTCACCATCATCACTTTCCCCTTCTTGTTTGCCGTTATGTTTGGAGACTTCGGGCACGGGCTGCTCATGTTCATATTTGCACTCCTGACAATACTGTATGAAAACCACCCTAGCTTAAAAAGAGCACAATATGAGGTAAAAGTAATTACAAATTATTTACTTCCCATCCAGCCAGATCATTTGAGTAATCACTGTGTTTCTGAAAAGTACTGCTTTTTTGCATGGGTACTTAATTAGgcttttttcccattcttctAGGATTTTCTGTGTTAAAAGACCCCATACTCCATGAGcttaatattttaaactatTCACTTTCCTTGGAAGAGCAGAAATAATCAAGTTGTAATGAAAGACTTAGGAAAAAATGATGCTTTTAATCTTGTCTTTACTTCTACCAGGGCTACTCAGTGATGTGTTTTACAGAATGTCCTTACAGTGACAATGTGAGGAGAAAATGATTTTTCAAATTCCACCTTTTATTGTTTATAAAAAGAGCTGCAGTTTgaaattttttaaacttcactTAAATTTTTTAACCATATGGGTTGGAATGCAGGAATACCTGCATCTCTCATTAGAATTATGTTCAATTAAGAATGCCTGCAAATGTGTAATTTCTTGTAAAGTAGTCTCAGGGAGGAAATGGCTTAAAAAGACCCTTCCTTAATGTAAGGATGCTGGGGATAAAAGTCTCAGTGTGTGTCATGGGAGCTCATAAAGACTATTTAAAAGTCTTTATGTGTCCAAAAATGTGTTTCTCTTAGACATGTCTAGCTAACCTTTGCTCACAttgcagatgatattctctattttttcttttttccccaatactGACAGAtgataaaaatgttatttgaaGGCCGATATGTGATATTGTTAATGGGGCTGTTTTCTATATACACTGGATTGATCTATAATGACTGTTTTTCAAAGTCAATAAATCTATTTGGATCTGGATGGAATGTTTCAGCAATGTATGAAAAGGTTTGGAGGTGAGCAGCATATTTGGTATACCATTAAACCAGAGATGTATTTCTTGCAGCAGTTTAACCGTTTTGTTCACATGTTTTAACTATCCTGTTATGGTTTATCTTTACATTGATggtttagtttttattttctagatgTTTGTATGTCTATAAAAAGATTTTCAGAGGAATAGAAAACACAGGTCTAGCTTTGGACTTATTTGTCCTAGGTCATGCTTCTGGAATGAATAGCTGAGTGGCATTTGCCTCTACTAAAAGAAATTAACTATTAGTGAAGTAAATTAATTACCTGGCAATCATTAGTTTCTGCGCAGCTTTTCTtgatagtaaaaaaaaaaaaaaaaagaaaaaaataatcgTTGTGAATTGCCAAATCTACTTTTTCTCAGAGTGGGATGACCTCACTGATTTTAGGTGTATTTAATGTTCACAGCTTGCATCTCATGGTGCCTTACAAAACATGGGGCTTCAAATATTCAAGACTACTGGCTAAAAATTTAACAGGTTGTGTGTGCTGTGATAATGAAAAACTGTATGAAAAGAAAGTAGAAACTTACCCaaatgcaaaacagaaaaaaaggcagcaattATTCTTTGAATGTTTGACAGTGAATTTTATGCAAAAGCAAACTGtgaacttttaaaatgaaactttgAGTTCTAGGGAAATGTGGAATAAAATCCTTAATCTTTTTTTGAAAGCTAGTGAATGTGAATTAAGCCCAGATTGTGAGGTTCTAGGTGGATGTTTTTTTGGTATTGTTTGAATTAGTCAAGAATTTTGTGCTTAGAAATCCTTACATTCTTTTAAAGTGTGACAGTGGGTGAGTTAGGTAATGGAaagcaggagcagtgtcctgcaGAACTGAAAGTATGTTGTCATTATGTTTAAAGTGTCAAATCTGAGTGTGTTTATCTTTCACTGCAGTGATGAGGATCTGGAAGCTAATCGATATTTAGCACTGGATCCAAATGTTTCTGGTGTCTACAATGGAGTTTATCCCTTTGGAATTGATCCAGtgagttttattctttttaattatcCCCTTGTGACAATCGCTCTTTGTCCATTCGATTTTGGTATAAGTAAGATAAATCTGactaaggaaaaaatacatttctgtttGTATTCTCTGTTCAACAAGACCTTTTCTTCTGACAAGTCTAAGATTAAACTATTTTTTCAAAACTCAAATTTCAGTTGTGACCTCCATTTGAGGTAGAATTCTGGTCCCCAGTAGAAAATGGATACTGGTTTATTCCTCCTGTTAGGGTGTTCATCAATGCtggtttggtgttttcttcttcagataTGGAATTTGGCAAGCAACCGTCTCACTTTTCTAAAttcattcaaaatgaaaatgtctgtGATCTTTGGAGTGACTCATATGACATTTGGAATTATATTGGGGCTGTTTAACC
Coding sequences within:
- the ATP6V0A2 gene encoding V-type proton ATPase 116 kDa subunit a 2, giving the protein MGALFRSEPMCLAQLFLQSGSAYECLSEVGERGLAEFRDLNPNVSVFQRKYVNEVKKCEEMERILGFLVQEIKKADIPLPEGDVAPPAPLLKHILEIQEQLQKLETELREVTKNKEKLRKNLLELTEYKYMLQITQNFVRRTPEYESHLHGNFEEFPSVENEPLVDFNRTHRLSASLGFISGLVHIAKIEAFEKMLWRVCKGYPFLTYAELDKALEDPDTGETTKWAVFLVSYWGEQIGQKVKKICDCYRCHVYPYPDTTEERQAVVEGLNVRIQDLETVLNKTEEYLRQVLYKASESIYTWVIQVKKMKAIYHVLNLCSFDVTNKCLIAEVWCPVADLQNLRHALEEGSRKSGATISSFMNTIPTTQPPPTLIRTNKFTSVFQNIVDAYGVGSYGEVNPALFTIITFPFLFAVMFGDFGHGLLMFIFALLTILYENHPSLKRAQYEMIKMLFEGRYVILLMGLFSIYTGLIYNDCFSKSINLFGSGWNVSAMYEKVWSDEDLEANRYLALDPNVSGVYNGVYPFGIDPIWNLASNRLTFLNSFKMKMSVIFGVTHMTFGIILGLFNHLHFKKTYNIYLVFIPELLFMLCIFGYLVFMIFFKWLAYSAENSTAAPSIVIQFINMFLFPGGETKIFFSGQIPLQQFLVGVALLCVPVMLFGKPLYLYWLHSGGRGIRMYRSGYKLIRKESEEELCLLSCHDLEEGVTHSDSGHREGDAEELNFSDIFMNQAIHTIEYCLGCISNTASYLRLWALSLAHAQLSEVLWQLVMRVGLHVDTKYSVLLLMPVMVVFVVLTVGILLVMEGLSAFLHALRLHWVEFQNKFYSGEGYKFTPFSFKHISLHFNKDGAS